In the Clostridium beijerinckii genome, one interval contains:
- a CDS encoding response regulator transcription factor yields MQKKILVIDDDKDIVKLITKSLSYEGFETISAYSGKEALCVLKENNIDFIILDIMMPDMDGLDVCRSIRKSYNAPILFLSARDKDIDKIVGLEIGADDYMTKPFSIQELNSRIRANFRKVDRLFKEWNELSPNGEKIDSPLILNDKTFEAFLNNKKLNLSTKEFQILSMLMHNPNNVLTRERIYEYVWGDEYGELNTVTVHIKNIRKKLGPEYDFIKTIWGIGYKYKERE; encoded by the coding sequence GTGCAAAAAAAGATATTAGTTATAGATGACGATAAAGATATAGTAAAACTTATAACAAAGAGTTTAAGCTATGAAGGATTTGAAACTATTTCGGCATATTCTGGGAAAGAAGCCTTATGTGTATTGAAAGAAAATAATATTGATTTCATCATTCTTGACATAATGATGCCTGATATGGATGGCCTTGATGTCTGCAGAAGCATCAGAAAATCTTATAATGCTCCAATTCTGTTTTTAAGCGCCCGGGATAAGGATATTGATAAAATCGTTGGGCTCGAAATAGGGGCAGATGATTATATGACAAAGCCCTTTAGTATTCAGGAGCTTAATTCCAGGATAAGGGCCAACTTCAGGAAAGTCGACAGGCTGTTTAAAGAGTGGAATGAACTTAGTCCAAATGGAGAAAAGATTGATTCTCCTCTCATTTTGAATGATAAGACTTTTGAAGCATTTCTAAATAACAAAAAGCTTAACTTATCAACAAAGGAATTTCAAATATTGTCCATGCTCATGCATAACCCCAATAATGTATTGACTCGTGAGCGGATATATGAATATGTCTGGGGAGACGAATACGGAGAATTAAATACTGTAACGGTTCATATAAAAAATATCCGTAAGAAACTTGGTCCTGAATATGATTTTATTAAAACAATTTGGGGAATTGGATATAAGTACAAGGAAAGAGAGTGA
- a CDS encoding HAMP domain-containing sensor histidine kinase, which produces MKLKIKLPLLFLVMFIVFMASIGIYLKFIFAEYSPISSSLLDPSYIVLLLPIFAIACFIFIILIMYIHFCIEEPIRLLNSRLERINIVHPLPPLALRSNDEIGDLYNHFNNMEKRLQLAHKEQMDMIAAIAHDLKAPLTSINGFAELLAMQKGLPENEKQEYYELIQKKSKYMAELINDFVSFIKEKLNLESMTVKPVNASKLFENIALEYEHELSGFDYELIYKHLFKENMMLMVNEIMIGRVFGNLFSNVVRYGGKNELKVYMTGYSQGAYAYFEIEDNGIGVPDKDISSLFFKFFTVDKSRQIENGGIGLGLASCKSIIEYHGGEIYAYSSEYGGLGIKFSLPLVQC; this is translated from the coding sequence ATGAAACTGAAAATAAAGCTTCCTTTACTATTTCTGGTTATGTTTATAGTTTTTATGGCTTCAATTGGAATCTATTTGAAGTTTATCTTTGCAGAATATTCACCTATATCTAGTTCATTACTGGATCCATCATATATAGTATTACTCCTTCCCATATTCGCTATTGCCTGTTTCATCTTTATTATTTTAATTATGTATATCCATTTTTGTATAGAAGAACCAATAAGATTACTTAATTCCAGACTAGAAAGAATAAATATTGTGCATCCATTGCCGCCACTTGCGCTAAGGAGTAATGATGAAATTGGAGACCTTTATAATCATTTTAATAATATGGAAAAGAGGCTCCAACTAGCACACAAAGAGCAAATGGATATGATTGCTGCCATTGCTCATGATCTAAAAGCACCATTAACATCTATTAATGGTTTTGCTGAACTGTTAGCCATGCAAAAGGGTCTACCAGAAAATGAAAAGCAGGAATATTATGAGTTGATTCAAAAAAAGTCAAAATATATGGCTGAACTTATCAACGACTTTGTAAGCTTCATCAAAGAGAAACTGAATTTAGAATCCATGACCGTGAAACCCGTTAATGCATCAAAATTATTTGAGAACATTGCCCTAGAATATGAACATGAGCTATCAGGATTTGACTATGAGCTTATTTACAAACATTTATTTAAGGAAAATATGATGCTTATGGTCAATGAGATTATGATAGGTCGAGTCTTTGGTAATCTATTCAGTAATGTTGTAAGATATGGAGGAAAAAATGAGTTGAAAGTGTATATGACTGGATACTCACAAGGGGCTTATGCCTATTTTGAAATTGAGGATAATGGGATTGGAGTACCGGATAAGGATATATCTTCACTATTTTTTAAATTTTTCACTGTGGATAAATCCAGGCAAATTGAAAATGGTGGGATAGGACTTGGACTAGCAAGCTGTAAATCAATTATTGAATATCATGGTGGAGAAATCTATGCATATTCTTCTGAATATGGTGGCCTGGGTATAAAGTTCAGCCTTCCACTTGTACAATGCTAA